tgaattcctgttttgaaataaaatgattcgcggtacgcgctttaaaatcccgttctgaatcaaatgatttgacatTCGGGCTTTGAAGTCCCATTTTGAATCAATGATTCGCGAAACGCGCTTTGAagtcccattttgaatcaaatgattcgcggtacgcactttaaagtccggttctaaatcaaatgattcgccatatgcgctttgaattcctgttttgaatcaaatgattcacggtaCGTGCTTTaaaatcccgttctgaatcaaatgatttgccatacatgctttgaattcctgttttgaaataaaatgattcgcggtacgcgctttaaaatcccgttctgaatcaaatgatttgccatacatgctttgaattcctgttttgaaataaaatgattcgcggtacgtgctttaaaatcccgttctgaatcaaatgatttgccatacatgctttgaattcctgttttgaaataaaatgattcgcggtacgtgctttaaaatcccgttctgaatcaaatgatttgccatacatgcttttgaattcctgttttgaaataaaatgattcgcggtacgcgctttaaaatcccgttctgaatcaaatgatttgacatTCGGGCTTTGAagtcccattttgaatcaaatgattcgcggtacgcactttaaagtcccgttctaaatcaaatgatttgccatatgcgctttgaattcctgttttgaatcaaatgattcgcggtacgtgctttaaagtcccgttctgaatcaaatgattcgccatatgcgctttgaattcctgttttgaatcaaatgattcgtggtACGTGCTTTaaaatcccgttctgaatcaaatgattcgccatacatgctttgaattcctgttttgaatcaaatgattcgcggtacgtgctttaaagtcccgttctgaatcaaatgattcgccatatgcgctttgaattcctgttttgaatcaaatgattcacggtacgtgctttaaagtcccgttctgaatcaaatgattcgccatatgcgctttaaattcctgttttgaatcaaatgattcgtggtACGTGCTTTAaattcccgttctgaatcaaatgatttgacatTCGGGCTTTGAagtcccattttgaatcaaatgatttgcggtacgcactttaaagtcccgttctaaatcaaatgattcgccatatgcactttgaattcccgttgtgaatcaaatgattcgccataaaTGCTTTAAATTCCcgttgtgaatcaaatgattcgcggtacacactttaaagtcccgttctgaatcaaataattcgccatATTCAATTTGAatttctgttttaaatcaaatgattcgctatatgtgctttaaagtccaattctgaatcaaatgatttgccatattCAATTTGagtttccgttttgaatcaaatgattcaccatacatgCTTTGGATTCCCgttttgaattaaatgattcgcgatacgtgctATAAactcccgttctgaatcaaatgattcgccatattcAATTTgaatttctgttttgaataaaatgattcgccatacatgctttaaattcccgttttgaatcaattgatttgcggtacgcgctttgaattcctattttggattaaaaaagtcccgttctcaatcaaatgattcacgattcaattggagcgcttcaaaacagtgaatgattttgcgacgcagtggtttactgctTCAGAGATTCAAAAAGGTCCGTTGATGCTGTGTTCTTTACTTACTTTCTCTATATAATTGAATCgttgtttgaaatgaaatcattacaattaatagccctaacttacaatgtttttatgaaattgtgatcACGTTAGACAAAGTTTctgtcgtattaaaaacatttcataacaTGACACTCATTATCCGGTACTTGAATCCCCCCCTCTgcttttttcacaaatcgcaccctgcttacaaacatgcagcttttgtcttctcaagacgtTAACTGATGTACTCGAGTGGTGTGGaatacttgtgaattattgtgatgtttctatcagctgtttggacactcattctgatggcacccattcactgcagaggatcctttggtgagcaagtgatgcaacatttctccaaatctgatgaagaaacaaaccaaTCTGCATGTTGGATGGCCTGAATATGAGTAGATTTCAAGGAAATGTTCATTTCTCACTGAACTAGTCTAGTCCTTTATAAAATCTTTATATATACCAAGTGAAGAGATGCAGTATTAACTAGTAGCACCTCTGTTGTCTCTCAGATCTGAAGATGAAGTGTTGCCACTGGTGTCAAGTCGTAAGTAGTCTTTACATACATAACTGGTCATATCAATGTGTTTTTTAATTATAAAGGGGATAAACTCTTTCTGTTGCATTTCTCCTCAAGCTAATTTCAGTCAGAATGAGATCGGGCAGCCTATCATGGACGTGGTGCTGGAAGCTGGTGATCTGCTGTATTTTCCACGTGGCTTCATTCATCAGGGCGACTGTCTGCCTGACGCTCATTCGCTGCACATCACCGTCTCCTCCTTTCAGAGGAACAGCTGGGGAGATCTGCTCCTCAAAGTAAAACCTTTCACTTCTGATTCTGTGCTGTGAATGAATCAAAATCAAAAGACAGATATTAGATGTTGTCACTTCAGTAAATGTATTTGATTTGCAGTTGATGCCAGCAGCTCTGGAGACTGCGATGGAGGAGGACGTTGAGTTCAGGAAGGGACTGCCGCTCGATTACCTTCAGTTCATGGGAGTTCAGAACTCTGAGAAGGTACTTGTGCTTCTACTCCATTAATACACAGGCTCCGTTCGGTTCATTCCTGACTTGTAGTGACAGAAATCACTCGTGCATGTGAACAGGAGGACCCACGGAGAGGCAAATTCATTGCACACGTTGGGGGCCTGATGAAGAAACTGGTCAATTATGCACCAGTCGATGCTGCTGTGGATCAGAAAGCCAGAGACTTCCTGCACGACTGCCTTCCGCCGATGCTGAGCGCTGGTGAGTCTCACAATAACACATCATGACTAAAGGTCAGGGgatgtttttgctttaaaaaaatgccTTTTGAAAGGCCAGGCATTTAAAATTCAGTCTCAAACAGTTCTGTGAGTTTCAGAAAATATATGTCtgataaatgtctaaatgtaatccGTAGTTTATCAAGTGTTTGTGTGGGATCAGATATAGCAGTAATATAATATCTGTTGTATAATATATGTTAAAATTGCTTTTTTCTTCCTGCAAAAAAAGGTAATTGGAAATTTACTTAATTATCTGGGCTTTTATCTTGAAGTTTATATCTTCCAACTGCAAGTGCATTtagagtttacatcccacaattcatttttttgtgGAATTTTGAGTTTGCAATTTGCAGTTTAGACTTTTTAATCTGAATTTTGAGCTTCTCTCATTTCTGTGAGAATGTTTGactgatctcacaattctgatttttttctctaaATGTTTAGTTTCTCACATTTTAGATTTTTACCTtgaaattttgagtttacatcctgcaactttgactttttgttttttaaatgtcagtttacatcttgcaattataacttttatttctctgaattgtcagattacatctcacaatgaattttttctcataattttcagttcacatcttgcaattatgacttttttgagtttgcatctcgcaattctgatatttgAGTGTACATCATACAATTCAGAATTTTAGTTtacatcctgcaattctgactttttttaaataattttctgtgtacatcttgtaattctgatttttGATTTTAcgcctcgcaattctgacttttcttttactttttagtgtacatctcacaattatgatttttttaaatgaatttttagtttacatcttgcaattctgttctgacttttttaatctgaattttcagtttgtatctcagaattctgacttttttatttttcagtgtacatctcacaattatgacgttttttttttctcagaattttcagtttacatctcacaattcagagtttacatcATACAATCCTGAATTTTTACTGAGTttacagaattctgactttttttatcttgcaattatgactttttttccctcaatttttagtttgcatgcaagtttcagtttacatcttgcaattctggctttttgtACAGTACTGTATGTTAAACCAATTAACATAGAAGCTTGTTTCCGGCATGGaataaaaacaattctgacttttttttctcacgtTAACTCTAAATTCTAACTTTCGTCTCAGAATCTCACAACTTAAAGTTCATATCTCTTCGTTTATATCAGAATTgagagaacaaaagtcagaattgtaaaatttgAATAtaagaattttgaggaaaaagtaaaaactatgattggaaaaagtcacaattgccctCCAAAGAATAAAGCTCAAATATTAAATCAGTAAAATGCATTTGTGTTATTTCGTAGAGGAGAAGGCCAGCAGTGTGTACGGGGCTCCTGCTCGATGGGGAGACGGTGTGGCCCTTGATGTGACTGTTCAACTGAAGAACCAAACTCAAATCAGACTGGTGCGGGCCGGAGCTGCGAGGTACCAGTGCACAGTAGTTTCTTTTAAGTTGTATAAAGCGAATTTATAGTATGAGCTAAATGTGATGAGAGAACATAGATAACTGATTTATAGTTAAAGATACACATTTTTGTTGTAATAAATGGTATTTTGATTCAAATAACATAGGTCAGAATTTAAAAAGGAACATGTATTTGTCTTCATAGGTTGTGCGGTGATGGAGACACTGTATCTCTTTTTTACACTACTGAGAACTCCAGAGTCTATCATAAAGAAGAACCCAAGAGCTTTGAGATGAAAGCAGAGGTAAACATGCACTTTGTCTGAAATACCTGCAGCTTTTACCTTCTTTAAGCATTTGATCATGATCTCTAATCATGTTTCTTTTTAACAGCACATTGATGCCATGGAGTTTCTGATTCATTCTTATCCCAAGTTTATTTCTGTGGCCAGTTTACCATGCGAGACAATGGAAGCTAAGGTACTTTGCGCATTTGTGTTATATTTAAGGACCTTAGCCCTTAATGACCCGTTCAAATTGCTTTTGTGTATTAATGAATCTCATTTTTGCAGATGTCTCTGGCTGAGCTGCTCTTTGAGAAGGGAGTAATCCACACAGCCAAACCTTTGACAGCTGAATAAAAGCAGTATTTTGTGGCTAAAGAAAATGAGTGTCCTACATCAAATGACCACGAACTGTTCTTAACTacgtattttttttgtaaactgaAATTCTTCAATGTGTATAAAACATCTTTAGAAAGCAAACCAAAAACTATTTTGAAGTTTCTTTGACTggataaaaatgttttatggCAAATGATATGTACAGAATTGCTGAGGTTAAACCTAAACTGTTGTTGTCGTCCATTGACAAAGTCATCCATAGATTTTGAGAAATCAGtaaatcaaaaaatatttttttaaattgatagtCAAAAGATgatgcagcaaatcagaacatattTGACATTTAATAACATGATGACTGAATAGAAACCAGCCAACTAACAAAATCTCACATCACTTGTCCTTAATGTGCTATAAAGAAATACTATAAGGCATTACAGAACTATATGCAAATTTTATTGCGCCAACATGCTTGCAATCAGAGAGACAGTGGCTGAACAGACAATATACACATTCTGGACAGAGGGTCCAATAAATATGACTGCAGGAGTCTCACTTCCAAGTGTATTCCTCACCAGGCTTAAGTTCCCTGAAAAAAGTACAGATTTAGAAACAAttaatttaaaggaatagttcacccaaaaacgctCTCTGAAAATCTAAATTGTATATCAGTTTGTTTCTGCATGGGAACAGatttagagtccaaacagctggtaACGTATCACATGACTCCAGAAGCaacggtttaaagttaaaaacgtcttagagatgtatttgtttcttagaaacatgcagcttttggcttcacaagatgttaactgatggactggagtggtgtggattactcgTGGATTGctgcaatgtttttatcagctgtttggactctcattctgatggcacccattcactgcagatgctccattggtgagcaagtaatgtgaTGATGAAACCAACCcatctacatctttgatggcctAAATGTGAATACAATTTCAGcagattttctttatttatttacctgCTGTATAAAGCACTCTTGTTCCTGAATGCTGTGAGTTTCTGGTCATTCCATCGGTCCAGGTAAACCCCGATAACGATACCCATAGGGACCAGAATATTGACCCAGTGCGCACGAATCGCTGCTGCGAAGTTTACCATGATGCCtgtgaataaagaaaacaaacataaactAAGTTTATTGACTCTACTTCACCtctaatgtacagtcgtggccaaaagttgagaatgacacaaatattagtttttcacaaagtttgcagctaaactgcttttagatctttgtttcagttgtttctgtgacgtactgaaatataattacaagcacttcatacgtttcaaaggcttttatggacaattacatgacatttatgcatcagtatttgcagtgttggcccttctttttcaggacctctgcaattggactgggcatgctctcaatcaacttctgggccaaatcctgactgatagcaactcattctttcataatcacttcttggagtttgtcagaattagtaggtttttgtttgtccacccgcctcttgaggattgaccacaagttttaagatctggggagtttccaggccatggacccaaaatttcaacgttttggtccccgagccacttagttatcacttttgccttatggcacggtgctccatcgtgctggaaaatgcattgttcttcaccaaactgttgttggattgttggaaaaagttgctgttggagggtgttttggtaccattctttattcatggctgtgtttttgggctaaattgtgggtgagcccactcccttggatgagaagcaaccccacacatgaatggtctcaggat
The window above is part of the Garra rufa chromosome 13, GarRuf1.0, whole genome shotgun sequence genome. Proteins encoded here:
- the LOC141283589 gene encoding ribosomal oxygenase 1-like — its product is MERKHMSALSFYQSLSGGTKPRVQANSPPAKKIKRKENGIQPNKKLNKKNRMKPLKSSKRVSSSDMEKSKAEKDSETHNGEGVNNVSLDALLADLTKVNNSKDRANRLFQWLIYPVQDKSFFRDEWEKKPILIQRQNPDYYKGLFSTAEFDCILRNDDVQFGVNLDVTSYTNGKRETHNPPGRALPYNVWDFYESGCSLRMLNPQAFSSTMWQVLSILQEKFGSMAGANVYLTPAGTQGFAPHYDDIEAFILQLEGKKHWRLYNPLSEDEVLPLVSSPNFSQNEIGQPIMDVVLEAGDLLYFPRGFIHQGDCLPDAHSLHITVSSFQRNSWGDLLLKLMPAALETAMEEDVEFRKGLPLDYLQFMGVQNSEKEDPRRGKFIAHVGGLMKKLVNYAPVDAAVDQKARDFLHDCLPPMLSAEEKASSVYGAPARWGDGVALDVTVQLKNQTQIRLVRAGAARLCGDGDTVSLFYTTENSRVYHKEEPKSFEMKAEHIDAMEFLIHSYPKFISVASLPCETMEAKMSLAELLFEKGVIHTAKPLTAE
- the LOC141283755 gene encoding NADH dehydrogenase [ubiquinone] 1 beta subcomplex subunit 1-like, with product MVNFAAAIRAHWVNILVPMGIVIGVYLDRWNDQKLTAFRNKSALYSRELKPGEEYTWK